The genomic segment CCGGACCGTGAGGTCGCCGTCGGTCCGTTCGAGCGTGGTCGTCGGTACCGATTCCGGCCTGATCCGCTGTTGCTCGTACAGGATTTCCGTCGAACCGCTGTCGAGATACGTTTGGAGCTCCCCGTGAGAATGTGTCGCGCTGAACCGATACAGTCGAACCTGCTCGGGTCCGATGGCGTCGATCCCGTCGAAGCTGTTTGTGGCCCACGGGTAGAGCTCGGTAAACCGGTCCAACGCGGGCGATGGATTGCCGCCGTACTGGTCGCCCACCGCGTCGGTCTTCACCGTCGGGTCGTGCGCCTCCCGAAGGTAGACACCGTCGTCGCCATCGATCGCGGCGAGCACGATCCCGTCGCTGGCTGTCTCCACGTACACGTCGAGTGACTGTTCGCCCGACGCGGCGTCGACGAGCCCCGCTCTGACCGGTCCCCGCATCGGCACGAGGCGCACCTGCCCGCTCGTGGCCCGCTCGGCCTCCGCTTCCATGTCGAGCTCGTCGGCCGCGTTCTCCATCCACTCGAGCGCGTCGGCCGTCACTTCCGCTTGGCGGCTCACGGCCGTCAGCGTTCGAAGCAACGCTCGGGTTCCGATCGCACCGTCGTTGTACCGCCGAACGGCGTTCCGCTCTCTCGCGGCCAGCCCGTCGATGTGGGCCGCCAGCCGTTCGCTGCCGTTCTCGACGACGGCTCGACGCTCGGCGTCGGTCTCGGCGTTCGCGTAGCGTCGTTCGAGCGGCCTCACGAGGTAGGCGCTCTCGACCGCCCCGGCGTCGGACTCGACCGCCGCGGCGACATCGAGTCCGACCGTTCGGCCGTCCGCTCGATCGATCCTATTTCCCGGTGGCGCGAGATATTCGGAAGTGTTCTCGGCCGTGTATACCGACATCAACTGCTCGGAGTCTTCTGCCGTCTGCTGCGGTTCGCCGGCGACGCCGGCGGTATCCGCGACGACGCCCCCGCCGATCGGGGCGACACAGAGGAGGAGGGCGACGACGAGCGCGCGCGGACCGTCCATGTTCGTGGTGTGGCCCGGAGAACCAAAAATCCGCCGTCCTGACTCCGACCGAACGCGCGCCGGAGCGTCGCCGAGACGATTTATCGAGGCAGGAGACGTTTTATCGCGGTATGGAAAGCGTTTTCCCGTATGGGTGACGATGATCTATCCATGCGGTGTCGGGTCCCCATCCTGCTTTGTGCCCTCCTCCTCGTCCTTGCCCCGTTCGGTGCGATCCCCATCGCCGGACAGCCACAGACCGGCGGGACTCACTTCGACGTACAGCTTCACGCCGACGGCGACGCGACGTGGACCGTCTCCCTCTGGGTCCCAATCGAGAACGACGACGATCGCGAGGAGTTCGAGGCGTTCGCCGAACGCTTCGAGGCCGGAGAGGGTGACCTCGGCACGGACGCGTTCGAGCGCGCCGCCGCCGAGGCCTCGGCGGCGAGCGGCCGGGAGATGTCGATTCGGTCGATACGTCGCGACAGCGAGATCGTCGCGGAAGACAGCCCCCCGACCGCAACGGGTACCGAATCCGAGCCGGGCCCACAGTACGGTGTGCTCCGAGTCTCGTTCACGTGGCAGTCGTTCGCCCGGGTCGGTGAGAACAGCACGCTGTACGTCGGCGACGCGTTCAACACCACCGACGGGACGTGGCTTCCGGAACTCAGCGCCGAGCAGTCGCTGACGATCCGCCCCCCACCGGGTTACGGCGGCCCGACGACGTCCCCGATCGGCGCCGACGAGGGCGATCTCCACTGGAGCGGCCCCGCGACGTTCGAACCGGGATACTTCACTATCGTGTATTCCCCGAATTCGACGGCGAGCCCGGTCGGCGGCGCCTCGACCGTCCTCGTCGTCGGCGCGCTGGCGTTGAGCGGCTCGGCGCTGTTGCTCGGCGTGTACCTCCTGTTCGCGCGGCGTCGGAGTGATGGCACCCAGGGCGGCGGTCTCTTGCTCCCCGGCACTTCGGACTCGGCCCCCGACTCCGACGAGTCGGTGC from the Natronomonas salsuginis genome contains:
- a CDS encoding helix-turn-helix transcriptional regulator, giving the protein MGDDDLSMRCRVPILLCALLLVLAPFGAIPIAGQPQTGGTHFDVQLHADGDATWTVSLWVPIENDDDREEFEAFAERFEAGEGDLGTDAFERAAAEASAASGREMSIRSIRRDSEIVAEDSPPTATGTESEPGPQYGVLRVSFTWQSFARVGENSTLYVGDAFNTTDGTWLPELSAEQSLTIRPPPGYGGPTTSPIGADEGDLHWSGPATFEPGYFTIVYSPNSTASPVGGASTVLVVGALALSGSALLLGVYLLFARRRSDGTQGGGLLLPGTSDSAPDSDESVPSSSDVRDADVSTADADDEDADTDASAAATATAGDAPDDEPDFDLLSDEERVEYLLERNGGRMKQATIVKETGWSNAKVSQLLSAMDEADRIDKLRIGRENLISLPGEGLGDLPPDEDDE
- a CDS encoding DUF7096 domain-containing protein; translated protein: MDGPRALVVALLLCVAPIGGGVVADTAGVAGEPQQTAEDSEQLMSVYTAENTSEYLAPPGNRIDRADGRTVGLDVAAAVESDAGAVESAYLVRPLERRYANAETDAERRAVVENGSERLAAHIDGLAARERNAVRRYNDGAIGTRALLRTLTAVSRQAEVTADALEWMENAADELDMEAEAERATSGQVRLVPMRGPVRAGLVDAASGEQSLDVYVETASDGIVLAAIDGDDGVYLREAHDPTVKTDAVGDQYGGNPSPALDRFTELYPWATNSFDGIDAIGPEQVRLYRFSATHSHGELQTYLDSGSTEILYEQQRIRPESVPTTTLERTDGDLTVRLNTTRPGGPLGVTVLDAASETPVDTEIEVNGDPIGSTGGGRLWTVAPRGSTIVNATHAGEAVSIETTFG